A single region of the Marinobacter salinus genome encodes:
- the rplM gene encoding 50S ribosomal protein L13: protein MKTLSAKPETVKRDWYVVDAAGKTLGRLSTEIARRLRGKHKPEYTPHVDTGDYIVVINAGQVRVTGNKASDKMYYSHTGFPGGIKSISFDKLVDKAPEQIIQKSVKGMLPKGPLGRAMFKKLKIYAGAEHPHAAQQPKELDI from the coding sequence ATGAAGACTCTGAGTGCGAAACCAGAAACAGTAAAACGTGACTGGTACGTTGTAGACGCAGCCGGCAAGACGCTGGGTCGTCTGTCAACCGAAATCGCCCGTCGTCTGCGGGGCAAGCATAAGCCTGAGTATACCCCTCATGTAGACACTGGCGATTACATTGTTGTTATCAATGCGGGCCAGGTGCGGGTTACCGGCAACAAGGCATCTGACAAGATGTATTACAGTCACACCGGCTTTCCGGGTGGAATCAAGTCCATCAGCTTCGACAAGCTGGTTGACAAGGCGCCTGAGCAAATTATTCAGAAGTCTGTGAAAGGCATGCTTCCGAAGGGCCCGCTTGGTCGAGCCATGTTCAAGAAGCTGAAAATTTATGCCGGCGCTGAGCACCCTCATGCAGCCCAGCAGCCCAAAGAACTCGACATTTAA
- a CDS encoding TatD family hydrolase, whose translation MQIIDAHCHFDFPRFDGCRESELAKARKQGLTGLVVPGVRRADWSRVRETAEAYPGIYYCLGIHPWFISEHCESDLQVLGELVQQGRDSCVGIGECGLDRLKGDLEAQWPWFEAQVRLALTLDHPLVIHSVKTHDEVCGVLARANWSGRALVHGFSGSYQQAKKLIDLGCYIGVGGVITHPRARKTRDTIARLPLDSLVVETDAPDMAPAGVAKGQNSPAFLDRIVRALADLRGMSDSQLTPILMANVCRLYGWDVGAIGE comes from the coding sequence GTGCAGATCATCGATGCCCATTGCCACTTTGATTTTCCGCGTTTTGACGGCTGTCGTGAAAGCGAGCTTGCGAAGGCCCGAAAGCAAGGTTTGACTGGTCTGGTAGTCCCGGGGGTGCGGCGTGCGGACTGGTCGCGGGTTCGTGAAACCGCAGAGGCTTATCCGGGCATCTATTATTGCCTTGGCATTCACCCCTGGTTCATCTCTGAGCATTGTGAGAGCGACTTGCAGGTTCTTGGTGAACTCGTTCAGCAGGGTCGTGACAGTTGTGTGGGTATTGGTGAGTGCGGCCTGGATCGGCTGAAAGGCGACCTGGAGGCGCAGTGGCCCTGGTTTGAGGCTCAGGTGCGGCTGGCGTTAACACTTGATCATCCGCTGGTGATCCATTCTGTAAAAACCCATGACGAAGTGTGTGGTGTCCTGGCTCGCGCCAACTGGAGCGGCCGGGCCCTTGTGCATGGATTTTCCGGCAGCTATCAGCAGGCTAAGAAACTGATCGATCTTGGCTGCTATATCGGGGTTGGTGGTGTTATCACCCATCCTCGCGCCCGAAAAACCCGGGATACCATTGCCAGATTGCCACTGGACTCTCTGGTTGTTGAGACCGATGCTCCTGATATGGCTCCCGCCGGGGTGGCAAAGGGGCAGAACTCGCCGGCATTTCTTGATCGGATTGTTCGCGCATTGGCCGACCTCCGGGGCATGTCGGACAGCCAGCTCACGCCGATTCTGATGGCCAATGTCTGCCGCCTGTATGGTTGGGATGTCGGGGCTATAGGGGAATAG